The nucleotide sequence GCCCGGGTTTTAGTCAAGGTAAACCTGTTAAAGCGAAATGCCCCTGAAGATGCGGTTACCACGCACCCGGCCGTAGTCGAGGCGGTTGTCAGATACCTCCAGGCCGCGGGGTGCAAGGTAATAGTCGGGGACAGCCCGGGCGGCCCTTTTACGGTAAAGCGGCTGGAAGGGATCTATAAGGCGGCGGGGATGACGCAAGTGGCGGAGAAAACAGGCTGCGAGCTGAATTATGATGTTGCTGCTGTACAGGTCACGAATGAACAGGCGCAAAAGCTGAAGAGCATGCAAATCATCAAAATTGCGGAGGATGTTGATTTTGTTGTATCGGCAGCTAAGCTGAAAACCCACGGCATGATGGTTTATACCGGGGCTGTCAAAAATTTATTCGGCGTGATACCCGGGCTTATTAAAGCTGAATATCATTTCAAGATGAAAAGCGTGGAAAATTTTGCGCACCATTTGATAGACATCTGCGAATATATCAAGCCGGTCTTTACAATTATTGACGCCATAGAAGGAATGGAAGGGGACGGGCCTTCCGCCGGGCAAAAAAGGCATGCGGGGCTTATCCTGGCCTCGGAAAATCCCTACGCTCTGGATACGGCGGCCGCTCATATCATAGGCATTAACCCGTTAACCGTGCCGACTGTAAAACTGGCCCGGGACAGGGGAATCTTCAGCGGCAGTCTGCAAGACCTGACAGTGAAGGGGACACGGCTGGAGGACATACACATACCGCCGTTTAAACTGCCGGGTTCGCTGCATGACAACTTACTGGCCGGCGCCATGCCCGAATTTGCGGCGAATTTTCTGGCAAACATTTTGCGGGCAAAACCGGTGTTTAACTATGATCTGT is from Acetonema longum DSM 6540 and encodes:
- a CDS encoding DUF362 domain-containing protein, with translation MKTVSITECAAYGYEEVEKAVFACLDNLPGIKSKMVSGARVLVKVNLLKRNAPEDAVTTHPAVVEAVVRYLQAAGCKVIVGDSPGGPFTVKRLEGIYKAAGMTQVAEKTGCELNYDVAAVQVTNEQAQKLKSMQIIKIAEDVDFVVSAAKLKTHGMMVYTGAVKNLFGVIPGLIKAEYHFKMKSVENFAHHLIDICEYIKPVFTIIDAIEGMEGDGPSAGQKRHAGLILASENPYALDTAAAHIIGINPLTVPTVKLARDRGIFSGSLQDLTVKGTRLEDIHIPPFKLPGSLHDNLLAGAMPEFAANFLANILRAKPVFNYDLCISCGDCQRGCPARIIDMSSGKPVPDLDQCISCFCCHELCPKKAIDIKKHWLHKLLFR